The Actinopolyspora erythraea genome has a segment encoding these proteins:
- a CDS encoding FUSC family protein: protein MSSVAVTLLVVLPVLARLGEPLSSALIGAIVAIQSSVAVNDATERGRLITTLLMPIPATASLTVATASQPLPLLKVLVFLAVIFAATYVRRFGVRYFALGFVGFFGYFFAMFLRPDLSQVPMMAVAAVCGALAACLVRFVVLRDDPQGVLRRGRRTMRAQVHALLHAVRDLAEHPESAARRRRLQNRSTRLNETALMLEGTVEQLTGIDERGRQRLRQRLLNVELAAENLLTPLTRAIDHPSGAVPVLSPLLYLLRTDPAEFRKAAKRVAEELERQGSAELAMTVRRLGTAMAELAEATSELGGDYVPGESEPAETEESGETERSQQEETETGLRRPEVRTAVQVTTAAALAILGGQLVSPNRWYWAVITAFVVFISVNSRGELLMRAWQRTAGTLLGVLAGILVASQVTGYLATELALVLLCLFLAFYFIGYSYAALTFFITTALGILYGILGTFSVGVLETRLVETAVGAAAGVVAAVLVLPTSTRSVIRSRSEDFLLRLRDLLRGAADSIDGEGTVSGLREDVRELDDRFHRLRGSARPLTGLRLRSQGSRLERELTMASGCAYYVRNLTVVLGPTAEMLDGDTRDRLVALLRDMAEAAERLTGRGDRDFDEVVSRMRDRAEELHDIAETLPAGPTSLHRTVYLLDRVGRILHDLGREFGFVERRDAEPAR, encoded by the coding sequence GTGTCATCGGTGGCCGTGACGCTGCTGGTCGTGCTGCCCGTGCTCGCCCGGCTGGGAGAGCCCCTCTCGAGTGCGCTGATCGGAGCCATCGTCGCCATCCAGTCGTCGGTGGCGGTCAACGACGCCACCGAACGCGGCAGGCTGATCACCACACTGCTGATGCCGATCCCCGCCACGGCCAGCCTCACCGTGGCCACCGCCAGTCAACCCCTCCCGCTCCTCAAGGTGCTGGTTTTCCTGGCGGTCATCTTCGCCGCTACCTACGTCCGCCGGTTCGGCGTGCGCTACTTCGCCCTGGGGTTCGTGGGGTTCTTCGGCTACTTCTTCGCGATGTTCCTGCGCCCCGACCTGTCCCAGGTCCCGATGATGGCGGTGGCGGCGGTGTGCGGTGCGCTGGCGGCCTGCCTGGTGCGTTTCGTGGTGCTGCGGGACGATCCGCAGGGCGTTCTCCGCAGGGGCAGGCGAACCATGCGGGCCCAGGTGCACGCGTTGTTGCACGCGGTACGTGACCTGGCCGAACATCCCGAGTCGGCGGCCCGCCGCCGTCGGTTGCAGAACCGCTCCACCAGGCTGAACGAGACGGCGCTGATGCTGGAGGGCACTGTGGAGCAGCTGACCGGCATCGACGAGCGGGGCAGGCAACGGCTGCGCCAGCGGCTGCTCAACGTCGAACTGGCCGCCGAGAACCTGCTGACACCACTGACGAGGGCGATAGACCACCCTTCCGGGGCGGTTCCGGTACTGTCCCCGTTGCTGTACCTGCTGCGCACGGATCCCGCCGAGTTCCGGAAGGCGGCCAAACGCGTCGCCGAGGAGTTGGAACGGCAGGGATCGGCTGAGCTGGCCATGACCGTGCGCAGGCTCGGGACGGCGATGGCGGAGCTCGCCGAGGCGACCTCCGAGCTGGGTGGGGACTACGTCCCCGGGGAGTCGGAACCGGCGGAAACCGAAGAGTCCGGGGAGACCGAACGGAGCCAACAGGAGGAGACCGAGACGGGGCTGCGCCGACCCGAGGTGCGCACGGCGGTGCAGGTGACCACGGCGGCGGCCCTGGCGATCCTCGGTGGGCAGCTGGTGTCGCCGAACCGCTGGTACTGGGCGGTGATCACGGCGTTCGTCGTGTTCATCAGCGTCAACAGTCGCGGTGAACTGCTGATGCGGGCCTGGCAACGCACCGCGGGCACGCTGCTGGGCGTGCTGGCCGGGATTCTGGTGGCCTCGCAGGTGACGGGATACCTCGCCACCGAGCTGGCGCTCGTGCTGCTGTGCCTGTTCCTCGCGTTCTACTTCATCGGGTACTCCTACGCGGCGCTGACGTTCTTCATCACCACCGCCCTCGGTATCCTCTACGGAATCCTGGGCACCTTCTCCGTGGGGGTGCTGGAGACCCGCTTGGTGGAGACGGCGGTGGGGGCCGCGGCGGGTGTGGTCGCCGCCGTGCTGGTGCTGCCCACCAGCACCCGTTCCGTGATCCGCTCACGTTCGGAGGACTTCCTGCTGCGGCTGCGGGACCTGCTGCGCGGGGCCGCCGACAGCATCGACGGCGAGGGGACGGTCTCCGGCCTGCGCGAGGACGTGCGGGAACTGGACGACCGGTTCCACCGGCTGCGCGGCAGCGCGCGCCCCCTGACGGGGCTGCGGCTGCGTTCCCAGGGCAGCCGGTTGGAACGGGAGCTGACCATGGCCAGCGGGTGCGCCTACTACGTCCGCAACCTGACCGTGGTGCTGGGGCCCACCGCCGAGATGCTCGACGGGGACACCCGGGACAGGCTCGTCGCGCTGCTTCGGGACATGGCCGAGGCGGCGGAGCGGCTGACGGGCCGGGGCGACCGTGACTTCGACGAGGTCGTCTCGCGGATGCGCGACCGTGCGGAGGAACTGCACGACATCGCGGAGACCCTCCCTGCCGGACCGACTTCGCTGCACCGCACGGTTTACCTGCTCGACCGGGTCGGGCGAATCCTGCACGATCTGGGCAGGGAGTTCGGGTTCGTCGAACGCCGGGACGCCGAGCCCGCGAGGTGA
- a CDS encoding TetR/AcrR family transcriptional regulator, whose product MPRVSSDHLRARRRQILDGSRACFARYGYEGATVRRLEEATGLSRGAIFHHFKDKESLFLALAEDDAGRMADVVAEQGLVQVMRDLLSDPHGGGSVPGADWLGTRLEVSRRLRTDAEFRSRWAQRSEQLTAATRERLKRQHRSGNLRDDVDVDVLTSYLELVLEGLVSHLAMGFPADDMDPVLDLVEESVRRHRGGV is encoded by the coding sequence ATGCCTCGCGTAAGCTCGGACCACCTGCGGGCAAGGCGCCGCCAGATCCTGGACGGCTCTCGGGCCTGCTTCGCGCGGTACGGCTATGAGGGGGCTACCGTACGCAGGCTCGAAGAGGCCACCGGACTCTCCCGTGGCGCGATCTTTCACCACTTCAAGGACAAGGAGTCGTTGTTCCTGGCACTGGCCGAGGACGACGCGGGCAGGATGGCCGACGTCGTCGCCGAGCAGGGGCTGGTGCAGGTGATGCGCGACCTGCTTTCCGACCCGCACGGCGGCGGAAGCGTTCCCGGGGCTGACTGGCTGGGCACTCGCCTGGAGGTCTCGCGCAGGCTGCGGACCGACGCGGAGTTCCGCAGCAGGTGGGCGCAACGTTCCGAACAGCTCACGGCCGCCACCAGGGAACGCCTCAAACGGCAGCACCGTTCGGGCAACCTGCGTGACGACGTCGACGTGGACGTGCTCACCTCATACCTGGAACTGGTGCTGGAGGGACTCGTCTCGCACCTGGCGATGGGATTTCCCGCCGACGACATGGATCCGGTGCTGGACCTGGTGGAGGAGAGCGTGCGGCGCCACCGCGGCGGAGTGTGA
- the egtA gene encoding ergothioneine biosynthesis glutamate--cysteine ligase EgtA translates to MPIERESPVDPAVHEVPKSRLRSRADAEAYVASVCFKHGPPRLLGVELEWTVHHAGDPRRPLDPERLERALGSHTPTSLAPASPNHELPNGSSLTLEPGGQIEISSVAHESMTTLFESLTGDIAYVRQLCDRAGLVLGERGVDPWRPPRRLLPVARYAAMEHAFERIGSGGKRMMCSTAGIQVCLDIGERNRVGARWTALHALGPVLTATFANSPVLLGGHTGWASSRARALLHTDPHRTRPAPVTSDPAGAWARHVLDAPIVCLRRDSGDWSAPNGISFAEWIGGSLGEAPTYEDLDYHLTTMFSPVRPRGYFEVRYVDAQHGDEWMLPAAALIALFRSETAVDKVIEETSAVADRWVGAARHGLADPELARAAEAVFDLACRCLEATSDSPAGLAERMAESVRRRLETARRAEPVAPRRRTT, encoded by the coding sequence ATGCCAATCGAACGGGAGAGTCCCGTCGATCCGGCGGTCCACGAGGTACCCAAGTCGCGCTTGCGGAGCCGTGCCGACGCGGAGGCCTATGTGGCCTCGGTGTGCTTCAAACACGGCCCACCCCGCTTGCTCGGCGTCGAACTCGAATGGACCGTGCACCATGCCGGCGACCCCCGGCGCCCTCTCGACCCCGAACGCCTGGAACGGGCTCTCGGCTCCCACACTCCGACTTCCCTGGCCCCGGCCAGCCCGAATCACGAACTGCCGAACGGTTCCTCTCTGACACTCGAACCCGGCGGCCAGATCGAGATCTCCAGCGTCGCGCACGAATCGATGACGACGCTGTTCGAGTCGTTGACCGGTGATATCGCCTACGTGCGACAGCTGTGCGACCGGGCCGGACTCGTGCTCGGTGAACGCGGTGTCGATCCCTGGCGCCCGCCGCGACGACTGCTTCCGGTGGCGCGTTACGCGGCCATGGAACACGCCTTCGAACGAATCGGAAGCGGCGGCAAGCGGATGATGTGCAGCACAGCCGGCATTCAGGTCTGCCTGGACATCGGCGAACGGAACCGGGTCGGAGCGCGTTGGACGGCGCTGCACGCACTCGGTCCGGTGCTGACCGCGACGTTCGCCAACTCCCCGGTGCTGCTGGGCGGCCACACCGGCTGGGCCTCGTCCCGTGCCCGGGCGCTGCTGCACACCGATCCGCACCGCACCCGACCAGCCCCGGTCACCTCCGACCCGGCCGGGGCGTGGGCGCGCCACGTACTGGACGCTCCGATCGTGTGCCTGCGTCGTGACAGCGGTGACTGGAGTGCCCCGAACGGGATCAGCTTCGCCGAATGGATCGGCGGCTCACTCGGCGAGGCACCCACGTACGAGGACCTCGATTACCACCTCACCACCATGTTCTCCCCGGTGCGACCCCGCGGCTACTTCGAGGTCCGCTACGTCGACGCCCAGCACGGAGACGAGTGGATGCTGCCCGCCGCGGCTCTGATCGCGCTGTTCCGCAGCGAAACCGCCGTGGACAAGGTGATCGAGGAGACCTCGGCGGTCGCGGACCGGTGGGTCGGCGCGGCACGTCACGGACTCGCGGACCCCGAACTGGCCCGTGCCGCGGAAGCCGTCTTCGACCTGGCCTGTCGTTGTCTGGAAGCTACTTCCGACAGTCCCGCGGGTCTGGCCGAACGGATGGCGGAAAGCGTACGGCGGCGCCTCGAAACCGCCCGCCGCGCGGAGCCGGTCGCACCTCGGAGGAGGACAACGTGA
- the egtB gene encoding ergothioneine biosynthesis protein EgtB yields the protein MSTIGPESVELAQDELKSLVAAELERTRRRSIALTDAVDDDDLVGQHSPLMSPLVWDLAHVGSQEELWLVRDVGGRPALRPDIDDLYDAFQHSRCDRPELPLLGPRESREYIATVRDKAQDVLHHVSLEGRRLVDQAFAFGMIVQHEQQHDETMLATHQLRRGDPVLHAPDPPPVAPAPRSREEVLVPAGTFTMGTSTEPWALDNERPAHPVHVADFFIDAHPVTNADFFRFIDSGGYQQPRWWTEEGWRHREHARLSAPLFWRRDGDTWLRRRFGRIEPVPPEEPVLHVSFHEAQAYANWAGKRLPTEAEWEKAARFDPTTGRSMRYPWGDDEPDSERANLGQRHLRPAAAGAYAAGQSPSGARQLIGDVWEWTASDFAPYPGFEAFPYPEYSQVFFGTAQKVLRGGSFGTDPAACRATFRNWDFPVRRQIFAGFRCARTPSREELD from the coding sequence GTGAGCACAATCGGCCCCGAGTCGGTCGAACTGGCCCAGGACGAGCTCAAGAGCCTCGTCGCCGCGGAGCTCGAACGGACCAGGCGGCGCAGCATCGCGCTGACCGACGCGGTCGACGACGACGACCTGGTCGGACAGCACTCGCCGCTGATGTCGCCGCTGGTCTGGGACTTGGCACACGTCGGCAGCCAGGAGGAGCTCTGGCTGGTACGCGACGTCGGAGGGCGTCCCGCGCTGCGTCCGGACATCGACGACCTCTACGACGCCTTCCAGCACTCGCGGTGCGACCGCCCCGAGCTGCCCCTGCTCGGCCCCCGGGAGTCCCGCGAGTACATCGCCACCGTCCGCGACAAGGCCCAGGACGTGCTGCACCACGTCAGCCTGGAGGGACGGCGTCTGGTGGACCAGGCGTTCGCCTTCGGGATGATCGTGCAGCACGAACAGCAGCACGACGAGACCATGCTGGCCACCCACCAGTTGCGGCGCGGAGATCCCGTGCTGCACGCCCCCGATCCGCCCCCGGTGGCACCAGCCCCCCGTTCGCGCGAGGAAGTGCTGGTACCGGCGGGCACCTTCACGATGGGAACGTCGACCGAGCCGTGGGCGCTGGACAACGAACGTCCCGCCCATCCCGTTCACGTGGCCGACTTCTTCATCGACGCCCACCCGGTGACCAACGCCGACTTCTTCCGCTTCATCGACAGCGGCGGCTACCAACAGCCGCGCTGGTGGACCGAGGAGGGCTGGCGGCACCGCGAGCACGCGCGGCTGAGCGCCCCGCTGTTCTGGCGCCGTGACGGGGACACGTGGCTGCGCCGCAGGTTCGGGCGGATCGAACCCGTGCCCCCCGAGGAACCGGTGCTGCACGTCAGCTTCCACGAGGCACAGGCCTACGCGAACTGGGCGGGCAAGCGCCTGCCCACCGAAGCGGAGTGGGAGAAGGCCGCCAGATTCGACCCGACCACCGGACGCTCCATGCGCTACCCGTGGGGAGACGACGAGCCGGATTCCGAACGCGCGAACCTCGGGCAGCGGCACCTGCGGCCCGCGGCGGCGGGCGCCTACGCGGCGGGCCAGTCCCCGTCGGGGGCCAGGCAGCTGATCGGGGACGTCTGGGAGTGGACGGCCTCCGACTTCGCGCCCTACCCCGGGTTTGAGGCCTTCCCCTACCCGGAGTACTCGCAAGTCTTTTTCGGCACCGCCCAGAAGGTGCTGCGCGGCGGATCGTTCGGCACCGACCCGGCCGCCTGCAGAGCCACCTTCCGAAACTGGGACTTCCCGGTCCGGCGGCAGATCTTCGCCGGATTCCGCTGCGCGCGTACACCCTCGCGCGAGGAACTCGACTGA
- the egtC gene encoding ergothioneine biosynthesis protein EgtC, giving the protein MCRHVGYLGPPVALDELLLRPSHSLLEQTWAPKDMRHGGTVNVDGFGVGWYRSDRPEPGRYRTCGPMWADENFAALAPDISSGALVGAVRSATKSTPVVRTACAPFLSGRWLFSHNGSVPGWPESLAELVEKLDTTRLLNLDAPVDSAVVWALLLRRLDDGQPPADAVRDTLVEVVRAVPSARMNLLLSDGDLLIATTWTHALSVCRTDNAVILASEPFGVPAAARGDSPGTAGEPRWQAVPDGYLVVADRVETSLVPLPEIELRDPPPAESR; this is encoded by the coding sequence ATGTGCAGACACGTCGGTTATCTGGGTCCGCCGGTGGCGCTGGACGAGCTGTTGCTGCGCCCCTCCCACTCCCTGCTGGAACAGACCTGGGCACCGAAGGACATGCGTCACGGCGGAACGGTCAACGTGGACGGCTTCGGCGTGGGGTGGTACCGCTCCGACCGGCCCGAGCCCGGGCGCTACCGCACCTGTGGTCCGATGTGGGCCGACGAGAACTTCGCCGCCTTGGCTCCCGACATCTCGTCGGGGGCGCTTGTCGGTGCGGTTCGTTCCGCCACCAAGTCGACCCCGGTGGTGCGCACCGCCTGCGCGCCGTTCCTGTCGGGACGCTGGCTTTTCAGTCACAACGGCTCCGTGCCGGGCTGGCCCGAGTCCCTGGCCGAGCTCGTGGAGAAACTCGACACGACTCGGTTGCTGAACCTGGACGCCCCGGTGGACTCCGCTGTGGTGTGGGCGCTGCTGCTCCGCAGGCTCGACGACGGGCAGCCACCCGCCGACGCGGTCCGCGACACCCTCGTCGAGGTGGTCAGGGCCGTACCCAGCGCGCGGATGAACCTGTTGCTGTCCGACGGCGACCTGCTGATCGCGACCACCTGGACCCACGCCCTGTCGGTCTGCCGCACCGACAACGCGGTGATCCTCGCGTCCGAACCGTTCGGAGTGCCCGCCGCCGCGCGCGGCGATTCCCCCGGCACGGCGGGAGAACCGCGTTGGCAGGCCGTCCCGGACGGGTATCTCGTCGTCGCGGACCGCGTCGAGACCAGCCTCGTCCCGTTGCCGGAGATCGAGTTACGAGACCCCCCACCCGCCGAGAGCAGGTAA
- the egtD gene encoding L-histidine N(alpha)-methyltransferase → MNPVELINHRSDDDVARELRADAKEGLTAEPKRLPPKWFYDARGSELFERITELPEYYQTRAEYEILEAHALDMLERTGVDTLVELGSGSSYKTRLLLDAMRKNGTLHRFVPLDVSASALRGALDTIAVDYPEATLYGIVGDFDTALAALPAEGVRMVVLLGGTIGNMRSRQRVRFLRTVRDALSPGEWLLLGTDLVKDPARLLRAYDDSAGVTAEFNRNVLHVLNRDLGADFPVAEFEHIARWNGERERIEIGLRSPRAMRVRLAGLDLTIELAAGEVIETEISAKFRRERVDSELAESGFELVEWWTDRAGDFAVSLARVR, encoded by the coding sequence TTGAATCCCGTGGAACTGATCAATCACCGCTCCGATGACGACGTGGCGCGCGAACTGCGCGCCGATGCGAAGGAAGGACTCACCGCCGAGCCGAAACGGTTGCCCCCGAAGTGGTTCTACGACGCGCGCGGTAGTGAGCTGTTCGAACGCATCACCGAGTTGCCGGAGTACTACCAGACCAGAGCCGAGTACGAGATCCTCGAGGCGCACGCCCTGGACATGCTGGAACGGACCGGCGTCGACACCCTGGTCGAGCTCGGCTCCGGATCCTCGTACAAGACCAGGCTGCTGCTCGACGCGATGCGCAAGAACGGGACGTTGCACCGGTTCGTCCCACTCGACGTGTCCGCCTCCGCGCTGCGCGGTGCGCTCGACACGATCGCGGTGGACTACCCCGAGGCGACGTTGTACGGGATCGTGGGTGATTTCGACACCGCCCTGGCCGCGTTACCGGCGGAGGGCGTACGCATGGTGGTCCTGCTCGGCGGGACGATCGGAAACATGCGCTCCCGGCAGCGGGTGCGGTTCCTGCGTACCGTTCGGGACGCGCTGTCGCCGGGGGAGTGGCTGCTGCTGGGCACCGATCTGGTCAAGGATCCGGCGCGATTGCTGCGCGCCTACGACGACAGCGCCGGGGTCACCGCCGAGTTCAACCGCAACGTGCTGCACGTGCTCAATCGCGATCTCGGAGCGGACTTCCCGGTGGCCGAGTTCGAGCACATCGCCCGCTGGAACGGAGAGCGGGAGCGTATCGAGATCGGGCTGCGTTCGCCGCGGGCGATGCGGGTGCGACTGGCCGGACTGGACTTGACGATCGAGCTGGCCGCCGGCGAGGTGATAGAGACCGAGATCTCGGCGAAGTTCCGGCGTGAGCGGGTCGATTCCGAGTTGGCCGAGTCCGGGTTCGAGCTGGTCGAGTGGTGGACCGACCGTGCCGGGGACTTCGCGGTGTCGTTGGCCCGGGTCCGCTGA
- a CDS encoding zinc finger protein yields MTSELKHHWQPAEKQRHAIAGPLPGGKQHNEGERLDTLCGRQVVAAASNELNWLWPTCDACMNVAKERVGATA; encoded by the coding sequence ATGACAAGTGAACTCAAACATCACTGGCAGCCCGCCGAGAAGCAACGACACGCCATCGCGGGCCCACTGCCCGGGGGGAAGCAGCACAACGAGGGGGAGAGACTCGACACGCTCTGCGGACGCCAGGTCGTGGCCGCCGCTTCCAACGAGCTCAACTGGCTCTGGCCCACCTGCGACGCGTGCATGAACGTCGCCAAGGAACGTGTCGGAGCGACGGCGTGA
- a CDS encoding aconitate hydratase, producing the protein MTAPASKDSFGARDTLRVGDSSYEVFRLNAVDGAQRLPYSLKILLENLLRTEDGVNITADHVRALGNWDPAAEPDTEIQFTPGRVIMQDFTGVPCVVDLATMREAIVELGGQASSVNPLAPAELVIDHSVVIDVFGKPDAFERNVEFEYGRNKERYQFLRWGQNAFDEFKVVPPGTGIVHQVNIEHLARGVMARNGQAYPDTCVGTDSHTTMVNGLGVLGWGVGGIEAEAAMLGQPVSMLIPKVVGFKLTGDIPPGATATDVVLTITEMLRQHGVVGKFVEFYGSGVASVPLANRATIGNMSPEFGSTAAIFPIDEETLRYLKLTGRPQDQLDLVESYAKEQGLWHDPNHEPEYSEYLELDLSTVVPSIAGPKRPQDRIAISESKSSFRNSLREYVSVSSDDSALDEAGEESFPASDSPAVTHHDEGDKPKLVSAADGSDGRFSKPVKVSSEEWGEFELDHGAVVIASITSCTNTSNPSVMLGAALLARNAVDKGLQTKPWVKTSMAPGSQVVTDYYEKAGLWPYLEKLGYHLVGYGCTTCIGNSGPLPTEISQAVQDNDLSVVSVLSGNRNFEGRINPDVKMNYLASPPLVIAYALAGSMDFDFANDPLGHDTEGNPVYLNDIWPSPQEIQSTIDSAITQEMFTKDYADVFAGDQRWRELPTPEGETFEWDQDSTYVRKPPYFEGMGLEPEPVSDISGARVLALLGDSVTTDHISPAGAIKPDSPAGRYLRDHGIERKDFNSYGSRRGNHEVMIRGTFANIRLRNLLLEDVQGGYTRDFTQPGGPQAFIYDAAQNYAAQNTPLVVLAGKEYGSGSSRDWAAKGTALLGVRAVIAESFERIHRSNLIGMGVIPLQFPAGSSARSLGLDGTEHYDIGGITAFNGGEIPSTVKVTATKEDGSTVEFDADVRIDTPGEADYYRNGGILQYVLRNMVNS; encoded by the coding sequence GTGACTGCACCTGCGAGCAAGGACAGCTTCGGCGCCCGCGACACGTTGCGTGTCGGCGACTCCTCGTACGAGGTGTTCCGGCTCAACGCGGTCGACGGTGCGCAGCGGCTGCCGTACAGCCTCAAGATCCTGCTGGAGAACCTGCTGCGTACCGAGGACGGTGTCAACATCACCGCCGATCACGTACGCGCACTCGGCAACTGGGACCCCGCGGCCGAGCCGGACACCGAGATCCAGTTCACCCCGGGCAGGGTGATCATGCAGGACTTCACCGGTGTCCCCTGCGTGGTCGATCTCGCCACCATGCGCGAGGCGATTGTCGAGCTGGGCGGCCAGGCCTCCTCGGTGAACCCGCTGGCTCCCGCCGAGCTGGTCATCGACCACTCGGTGGTCATCGACGTCTTCGGCAAGCCGGACGCCTTCGAGCGCAACGTCGAGTTCGAGTACGGCCGCAACAAGGAGCGCTACCAGTTCCTGCGCTGGGGGCAGAACGCCTTCGACGAGTTCAAGGTCGTCCCGCCGGGGACCGGCATCGTCCACCAGGTCAACATCGAGCACCTGGCCCGGGGAGTGATGGCCCGCAACGGGCAGGCCTACCCGGACACCTGCGTGGGCACCGACTCGCACACCACGATGGTCAACGGCCTGGGTGTGCTCGGCTGGGGCGTCGGCGGCATCGAGGCCGAGGCGGCGATGCTGGGCCAGCCGGTGTCGATGCTCATCCCCAAGGTCGTCGGCTTCAAGCTCACCGGCGACATCCCGCCCGGGGCCACCGCCACCGACGTGGTGCTGACGATCACCGAGATGCTGCGCCAGCACGGCGTGGTCGGCAAGTTCGTCGAGTTCTACGGTTCCGGGGTCGCCTCGGTCCCGCTGGCCAACCGCGCCACGATCGGCAACATGAGCCCCGAGTTCGGCTCCACCGCGGCGATCTTCCCGATCGACGAGGAGACGCTGCGCTACCTCAAGCTCACCGGTCGGCCGCAGGACCAGTTGGACCTGGTGGAGAGCTACGCCAAGGAGCAGGGGCTGTGGCACGACCCGAACCACGAACCCGAGTACTCCGAGTACCTGGAACTGGACCTTTCCACCGTGGTTCCCTCCATCGCCGGGCCCAAGCGCCCGCAGGACCGGATCGCGATCTCGGAGTCCAAGAGCTCGTTCCGCAACTCGCTGCGTGAGTACGTCTCGGTCAGCTCGGACGACAGCGCCCTGGACGAGGCCGGTGAGGAGTCGTTCCCCGCCAGCGACTCGCCCGCCGTGACCCACCACGACGAGGGTGACAAGCCCAAGCTCGTCTCGGCCGCCGACGGCTCGGACGGCCGGTTCTCCAAGCCGGTCAAGGTCAGTTCGGAGGAGTGGGGTGAGTTCGAGCTCGACCACGGTGCCGTGGTGATCGCTTCCATCACCTCCTGCACCAACACCTCCAATCCCTCGGTGATGCTGGGGGCCGCGCTGCTCGCCCGCAACGCCGTGGATAAGGGGCTGCAGACCAAGCCCTGGGTGAAGACCTCGATGGCCCCGGGCTCGCAGGTCGTCACCGACTACTACGAGAAGGCGGGCCTGTGGCCCTACCTGGAGAAGCTAGGTTACCACCTGGTCGGCTACGGCTGCACCACCTGCATCGGCAACTCCGGGCCGCTGCCCACCGAGATCTCCCAGGCGGTGCAGGACAACGACCTCTCGGTGGTGTCCGTGCTGTCCGGCAACCGCAACTTCGAGGGCCGGATCAACCCGGACGTCAAGATGAACTACCTGGCATCGCCGCCGCTGGTGATCGCCTACGCGCTGGCGGGCTCGATGGACTTCGACTTCGCCAACGATCCGCTGGGCCACGACACCGAGGGCAACCCGGTCTACCTGAACGACATCTGGCCGAGCCCGCAGGAGATCCAGAGCACCATCGACTCGGCGATCACGCAGGAGATGTTCACCAAGGACTACGCCGACGTCTTCGCGGGCGACCAGCGCTGGCGGGAGCTGCCCACCCCGGAGGGCGAGACCTTCGAGTGGGACCAGGACTCCACCTACGTGCGCAAGCCCCCTTACTTCGAGGGCATGGGGCTGGAGCCGGAACCGGTCAGCGACATCTCCGGGGCACGGGTGCTCGCCCTGCTCGGGGACTCGGTCACCACCGACCACATCTCCCCCGCCGGGGCCATCAAGCCCGACTCGCCGGCCGGGCGGTACCTGCGCGACCACGGCATCGAGCGCAAGGACTTCAACTCCTACGGGTCGCGCCGGGGCAACCACGAGGTGATGATCCGGGGAACCTTCGCCAACATCCGGCTGCGCAACCTGCTGCTCGAGGACGTGCAGGGTGGCTACACCCGCGACTTCACCCAGCCTGGCGGGCCGCAGGCGTTCATCTACGACGCGGCGCAGAACTACGCGGCCCAGAACACGCCGCTGGTCGTCCTGGCGGGCAAGGAGTACGGTTCCGGTTCCTCCCGGGACTGGGCCGCCAAGGGGACCGCGCTGCTCGGCGTGCGCGCGGTGATCGCCGAGTCGTTCGAGCGCATCCACCGCTCGAACCTGATCGGCATGGGGGTTATCCCGCTGCAGTTCCCGGCGGGAAGCTCCGCGAGGTCGCTGGGCCTCGACGGCACCGAGCACTACGACATCGGCGGAATCACCGCCTTCAACGGTGGCGAGATCCCGTCCACCGTGAAGGTGACCGCCACCAAGGAGGACGGTTCCACCGTGGAGTTCGACGCGGACGTCCGCATCGACACGCCCGGTGAGGCCGACTACTACCGCAACGGCGGCATTCTCCAGTACGTGCTGCGGAACATGGTCAATTCCTGA